From the genome of Glycine max cultivar Williams 82 chromosome 2, Glycine_max_v4.0, whole genome shotgun sequence, one region includes:
- the LOC100783792 gene encoding protein DETOXIFICATION 48-like: MCNPKPSSVSPFLSPTKSHPKVVYPSAESDDQVQDELHRWPTLNEAMEEIKAIGRISCPTAITGLILYSRAMISMIFLGYLGEMELAGGSLSIGFANITGYSVISGLAMGMEPICGQAYGAKQWKILGLTLQRTVLLLLSTSIPISFMWLNMKRILLWSGQDQEIASVAQTFITFSIPDLFLLSLLHPLRIYLRTQSITLPLTYCSAISVLLHVPLNFLLVVHLKMGIAGVATAMVLTNLNLILFISSFVYFSGAYKASWVSPSVDCIKGWSSLLSLAIPTCVSVCLEWWWYEFMIMLCGLLVNPKATIASMGILIQTTSLVYVFPSSLSLGVSTRVGNELGAKNPRKARVSMIVSLFCALALGLAAMLFTTLMRHQWGRFFTNDHEILELTSLVLPIAGLCELGNCPQTTGCGVLRGSARPTIGANINLGSFYLVGMPVAILLSFVAKMGFPGLWLGLLAAQASCAGLMFYVLCTTDWNVQVERAKELTKSSTTTTTAMTATIATTSCSTSPNCNYKLLPTLTKKEANMNKNAHVCLEEIVITSGGGGDELTKISSVETDPLIIPTTKHTQV, from the exons ATGTGTAATCCAAAGCCATCTTCCGTATCCCCATTTCTCAGTCCCACAAAATCCCACCCCAAAGTTGTGTACCCTTCCGCTGAATCTGATGATCAAGTTCAAGATGAATTGCACAGATGGCCTACTCTTAATGAG GCCATGGAAGAAATCAAGGCAATTGGGAGGATATCATGCCCAACAGCCATCACAGGATTAATCCTATATTCAAGAGCTATGATCTCTATGATTTTCCTTGGCTACCTTGGTGAGATGGAACTAGCAGGAGGGTCTCTCTCCATTGGTTTTGCCAACATCACTGGCTACTCTGTGATTTCTGGATTAGCCATGGGAATGGAACCAATCTGTGGACAAGCATATGGAGCAAAGCAATGGAAGATTCTTGGCTTGACACTTCAGAGAACCGTTCTCCTTCTACTCTCAACCTCCATCCCCATctcattcatgtggctcaacATGAAGAGAATCCTCTTGTGGTCAGGCCAAGACCAAGAAATAGCATCAGTGGCACAAACCTTCATCACTTTCTCAATCCCTGACCTCTTCTTGCTCTCACTCCTCCACCCTCTAAGAATCTACCTCAGGACTCAAAGCATCACATTGCCACTCACATATTGCTCAGCCATCTCAGTTCTTCTCCATGTGCCTCTGAATTTCCTCCTTGTGGTTCACCTCAAGATGGGAATTGCTGGGGTGGCAACAGCAATGGTGCTAACTAACCTCAACCTTATTCTCTTTATTTCCTCCTTTGTGTACTTTTCTGGTGCATACAAGGCCTCATGGGTTTCCCCTAGTGTGGACTGCATCAAAGGGTGGTCCTCATTGCTATCACTTGCAATTCCAACTTGTGTCTCAGTTTGCCTTGAGTGGTGGTGGTATGAGTTCATGATAATGCTGTGTGGCCTTTTGGTGAATCCAAAAGCAACCATTGCTTCAATGGGGATCCTAATCCAAACAACATCTTTGGTCTATGTGTTCCCATCATCACTCAGCCTTGGTGTTTCAACAAGGGTAGGGAATGAGTTAGGTGCAAAGAATCCTAGAAAGGCAAGAGTGTCAATGATAGTTTCACTCTTTTGTGCTCTGGCTTTAGGCCTTGCAGCAATGCTATTCACCACCTTGATGAGGCACCAATGGGGGAGATTCTTCACCAATGACCATGAAATTTTGGAACTTACATCACTGGTGCTGCCAATTGCTGGCCTTTGTGAGCTTGGGAACTGCCCTCAGACCACAGGCTGTGGAGTCCTGAGGGGAAGTGCAAGACCAACCATTGGTGCCAACATCAATTTGGGCTCATTTTATTTGGTGGGTATGCCAGTGGCTATCCTTTTGAGCTTTGTGGCCAAAATGGGGTTTCCAGGGCTCTGGCTTGGGTTGCTTGCAGCCCAAGCCTCATGTGCCGGCCTCATGTTCTATGTTCTTTGTACAACAGATTGGAATGTGCAAGTGGAAAGAGCCAAGGAACTCACAAAatcttcaacaacaacaactactGCTATGACTGCGACTATTGCTACGACTTCTTGTTCTACTTCTCCTAATTGTAACTACAAATTGTTACCTACACTCACCAAAAAAGAAGCTAACATGAACAAGAATGCACATGTTTGTCTCGAAGAGATAGTTATTactagtggtggtggtggtgatgagcttaccaagatatcttcagTTGAAACAGATCCACTGATCATTCCAACTACCAAACATACTCAAGTTTAG
- the LOC100820483 gene encoding sucrose transport protein SUC4 produces MPNPEAHHPSRSRARPSTSAAARPPARARVSLRQLLRVASVASGIQFGWALQLSLLTPYVQQLGIPHQWASIIWLCGPVSGLFVQPLVGHMSDRCTSRYGRRRPFILVGAVAIVAAVLVIAYAADIGWLLGDTADYRPAAITVFIVGFWILDVANNVTQGPCRALLGDLTSKDPRRTRVANAYYSLFMAIGNILGYATGSYSGWYKIFTFALSPACTISCANLKSAFFLDIAFIAVTTYISIMAAHEVPLNSSEAAHAEAGAGESGSAEEAFMWELFGTFKYFTTPVWIILSVTALTWIGWFPFTLFDTDWMGREIYGGDPNQGLVYDTGVRMGALGLLLNSVVLALTSLFMERLCRKRGAGFVWGISNIMMTVCFLAMLVVTYVANNMGYIGKDLPPTGIVIAALIIFTILGFPLAITYSVPYALISTHIESLGLGQGLSMGVLNLAIVVPQIIVSLGSGPWDQLFGGGNSPAFAVAAVSALISGLIAVLAIPRSGAQKARSHV; encoded by the exons ATGCCGAATCCCGAGGCTCACCACCCCTCCCGGTCCCGGGCCCGGCCCTCCACGTCAGCCGCGGCCCGCCCCCCGGCCCGGGCCCGCGTCTCCCTCCGCCAGCTTCTGCGCGTGGCATCAGTCGCGAGCGGCATCCAGTTCGGGTGGGCCTTACAGCTCTCTCTGCTGACGCCCTACGTTCAGCAGCTGGGGATCCCCCACCAATGGGCCAGCATCATCTGGCTCTGCGGCCCAGTCTCCGGCCTCTTCGTGCAGCCCCTCGTCGGCCACATGAGCGACCGCTGCACCAGCCGCTACGGCCGCCGCAGGCCCTTCATCCTCGTCGGCGCCGTCGCCATCGTCGCCGCTGTTCTCGTCATCGCTTACGCCGCCGACATCGGCTGGCTCCTCGGCGACACCGCGGACTACCGCCCTGCCGCCATCACCGTCTTCATCGTCGGCTTCTGGATCCTCGACGTCGCTAACAACGTCACGCAAGGTCCCTGCCGTGCCTTGCTCGGTGATCTCACTA GCAAGGATCCTCGAAGGACACGTGTTGCAAATGCTTATTACTCACTGTTTATGGCCATTGGTAACATTCTTGGCTATGCAACTGGATCATATAGTGGTTGGTACAAGATTTTTACTTTTGCCCTTTCCCCTGCTTGCACAATTAGTTGTGCAAATCTCAAGTCTGCTTTCTTTCTTGACATTGCTTTCATTGCGGTCACAACATATATCAGCATCATGGCAGCTCATGAAGTGCCTCTAAATTCAAGTGAGGCAGCCCATGCTGAAGCAGGGGCAGGGGAGTCAGGTAGTGCAGAAGAAGCTTTCATGTGGGAATTATTTGGGACATTCAAATATTTTACAACCCCTGTATGGATAATTCTGTCTGTTACTGCTCTGACATGGATTGGGTGGTTCCCATTTACTCTCTTTGATACTGATTGGATGGGTCGAGAGATTTATGGTGGTGATCCAAATCAAGGCCTTGTTTATGATACTGGAGTTAGAATGGGAGCACTTGGTTTGTTGCTTAATTCAGTTGTTCTTGCATTAACATCATTGTTCATGGAGAGGCTATGCAGGAAGAGGGGAGCTGGTTTTGTGTGGGGAATCTCAAATATCATGATGACCGTTTGCTTTCTTGCAATGCTAGTAGTAACCTATGTGGCAAATAACATGGGCTATATAGGCAAAGATTTACCACCAACTGGCATTGTGATAGCTGCGttgattatctttaccattctTGGGTTTCCACTGGCA ATCACTTATAGTGTTCCATATGCCTTAATTTCCACACATATTGAGTCATTGGGACTCGGCCAAG GGTTATCAATGGGTGTCCTAAATCTGGCAATAGTGGTCCCACAG ATAATAGTGTCACTGGGAAGTGGACCATGGGATCAGCTATTTGGTGGAGGAAACTCCCCAGCCTTTGCTGTGGCAGCTGTTTCAGCCCTTATCAGTGGACTCATAGCTGTGTTGGCTATTCCTCGATCTGGTGCTCAAAAGGCTCGAAGCCATGTATGA